In Neomonachus schauinslandi chromosome 12, ASM220157v2, whole genome shotgun sequence, the sequence cccgctgagcagggagcctgatgtgggactcgatcccgggactccagaatcatgacctgagccgaaggcagtcacttaaccaactgagccacccaggcgcccgaaagacaaacatttttaattttgatgtccTGTTTAAGAAACTGTACTTTTTGTGCTATTGATGTCCTGTTTAAGAAACTGTTGCCTAATACAAAGTCATAAGATTTACTACTTTGTGTTCTTAcaagagttttatagttctagcttttacatttaggtcttgatccattttgagttagtttttgtttatGATGTGAGATAAGGGTCCGTATTCTCTTtggcatgtagatatccagttgtcctagcatcatttcttgaaaagactgttctttccatTGAATGTATTAGCACTCTTGTTAAAAATCACttgaccaggggcacctgggtggctcagtcggtctaTTGATccactcttggtttaggctcaggtcatgatctccaggtgatgcaatcgagccccatgtccagctctgagcttggtggagagtctgcttgggttctctctccttttgcccttcccccttcttcccctgctctctctctctaaaataaataaatcgttaaaaaatcacttgaccataaatgtaaaggTTGATTCCTGGACTCTCCATTCTATTTCATTGGtcatcattgatttttattttgttattttttaattttaattttaattccagtatagttaacctacagtgttatattagtttcaggtgtacagtatagtgattcagcaattctgtgtattactcagtgctcacccattcccccacctacctcctctctggtaaccatcagttctctatagttaagagcctgttttgCGATCATCATCATtgacttttaagaagaaaaacaattcagtCATGTTTGCTTGCTGTCCCTTCTGTTGCCACACTAATCTGGGCCTTCTCTGATCTGTACTTATTCATTGTTCAGCCTTTTTTGAGTAGAGCTGCTAGGTGAATACTTCCAAAGCAGTGCTTTTATCGTATTGTTGCTGGTAAAGAGTAGCCATTGGCTCCCTACCGAGGTTACATGGGAACTAAACTTTGCCTGCTTTTTGAGGTCCCTGAGCCAGCCCTACCCAGGGCTCCATActtatttctctccatttctaaaTTCAAATCCTCTTCTGGTCAGTCCTATTTCTTTTAGTAAAGTCATCACCTCCTCATTCATACCTTATGCCTTGATTCTCCACATTCAGTTCCCTTCCCCGTTTATATTTTAACACTTTCTCAGCATAATTAGAGGCTTTAATAAGTTGAGGTGCAATGATCTCTTTCACATATGGTTTCTTAGAAGAATCACTTCTGTGTCATTCATGTGGCCACTTAATGCATGACCCATTTCTGGTTTTTCCTGCATCTGTTACATTCAGGGTCCTGTACTGGCTGCTGCCTTCAGttatataactattttatttaaatgtagtttttcttCCTACACATCCTGTATGAACTCTTAAAATGTGTAGGGACCGTTTTAGAATCCCTTCACAGGGctgaatatgaatttatttttagtatataaggGTCTTGAATCTTTTAATCAAAACCTTTGGGGGCCAgatgtatttgactttttttaaaaaagattctagaaAGGTTTAAGCTGTATATACCTTGTTATTTAACCCAGTAGCACTCTGGGATAGCACTCTTTAATGacctatattaaaatatttactgttacACATATTCTCCAGTGGGATGTGGGGCAGGATCCTATGTTTAGAGATTGCTTTTTCTGTAGCAAAAAGTGAGTATTCACACTGAAATGTGATAGACTATAAATAGTATCATATCAGTTCAGGTCAGGTGTGATTTTGCTGCCAGTTGAGTTAGAGTGAAACAGTTTGATTAGAGTTTTGGGTTTCAGAATTGTAATAGATTGAGGAGCTTCACCGATTCTTAAGTGTATGGTGTGATTGTAGAGCTGGAAAATTCTGTCTCTTATGTACGCTGCCCTGGGTGGGTCTAGACTTGCCTCCTGTGGCTCTTAGCTGTAGCCTCTTTCTCCCACCCATTTGTTCTCTAACCACTTTGCTCACGTCACTCCACTGTCCCCACATTTCTGGTGTTTTTACCATTTATTATCCCCCATGTGCGTGTGAGAAGCAGCTATATATGATTGCAGAAGGGATGTGATAGTAATTTATTTAGTGTTGAGCTTGGGAagcagtcatttttcttttttctgcactACTTTCTCTGCAGGGAGTACTGTGGGGGAATCAGTGATGTGGAGGGGGCCGCATGGAGGTGGCATACAGCCATCTGGATGGACTCCTGATGAGGCGTCCAGGTCTTGGCCTGGAAGAAGTTAAGCAATCTTGGCCTGCAGAGAGGTTGCAGACTCATTGAAGGCCTTCTATATAATCTGGCTCCAATCTAACTTGTCAGACTAATGAGTCACCATTCctcagatttatattttatattttttattagattaaaatGTTCTCTCTGTGTAAACTTGCCTAGTGAGCATCCCATGAATAACATATAAATGTTTTTCTGGCTTCATGCATTTTCCTCAACATTTCACTTAATATGTAACATGTatttaatgtaatgtaatgtatttaattttacaatATCCCAGTGGTAGACATGGCGATGTTCTGAAACTGGAATTGGATAGCACTTGTCTAGAGGcccatagtttttgttttgttttgtgttttaaaacaacTACCAATTTTTCATGTGCTGGTGAAATTGCCAAAGTGAAGCCAACATTAGATATGCCATATTTATGTTGAGAGACACGTGGTAAGAACCAGGAATCCTAGAATGTTGGAGCTGAAAGGAACATTGTTAGTATAATgttttatagatcaggaaactcCAATCAGCTACAGCTACACAGCTTGATAGTGAGTAGTAGAACcagaattctatttttcttgaaaattttcacCCTGTTATCTGGAGTTAGAGCTAAAATTCTCatttgaccccccccccccccaagtaaaTATAATACTCTTTCTGGATTTGGAAAACTTTTGTCTACCTGGTTTCAACCCACAggagtgaaaaaaatcattttgcttcTTGGTGCCAACTTGGTAAAACTATTATTTCACAGAATGTGCCTAATTAATCAAATGATTAGAAGATGGACTCTGATTAGAGAATGGATAGCTGCTTTTATGCTCCTTAATTAACTAACAACCAATTtaaattgtgcttttggtgtttaAAGCTCAGGAAGGCAGTATTCTGTTTCCCTATATGTATCTCTGACTTGAAGAGAAGGTTCGACCACACCATGTAGAACTGACGGTGTTAAGTGCCATACTTTTTCTGTTAAACTGCTGTGTATTGAATAGGAGCAATGCCGATTagagaaaatgataaacaaaaaaacaaatgccaGTTTGAatttatgaaattagaaattaggtGTCCCGTTGGAGATTCTTAATtattggaggaaaaaaacctcaGGGAATTATGGATCATCATTAAACTCAAAGTTTAATGAGCTTCGGTTCTTTTGTGGTGAATGGAGTGCTTTACATTTTCATGAAACAGGTTTTGTTCAGGAAAATAGTCACCCAATGGCATAAGCATTTATAGTTCTCTAAAAATCATGCCTGTCTCTCCTCACTGAGTAAGAGCTGGTTAGGGAATCTTTGTCCCCCACAGTCTTAAGTGTTCTGCCCATTAGGTTCCACCCATGGCAGAGTGTTAAGCCATATGCTGTCTCAGTTGTATGTCAGAGTTTCCCATGCTCTTCTGTCATGATACATTTTCGGTTTTGAGTATGAATCTAATTTAGGTTCTGTGTTCCTTTGTTGTGAATGACCCTGAAAAAATCACTTCGTTATCCTGGGACTCAGGTATGAAGAGATTGAATTGTGAAAATCTCTTCATTGTCCAAGATAATACAGTTTAGCTGAGTACTTTTTTTAAtgggatatttttaatttgatgtagcaAGAAGTAACAATACttataaccaaaaaagaaagaaagacaaaaaacaaattacTTTTAACAACAAAATCATCTCTTTGGCTTAGGTTTCTGGAACTGACAGTTAAGTATTTATGGAGGTTGTGAGGGGACAGGGAGAATCTAGGGTAGATTTGTTTAGTGCtgccatttattttcacttttgtatgCTGTTTAACCTTTTGGGAGagtatttctatgtttattttatagaagaaaactgAATCTCATACTGCCTAGCCCTAGACTGGAAACTGGGGTCTTGAACTGTCCTGAGCTCCTTAGACTATTGTCTATATAGTTTGGTTTGGTATCAGATGGCACAGAACTTGGTATCCAGTGTAACTCTTCCTGTTCTATTCTTTCAGCTTGGATTTACTTTTGGCAACGTGGTTGGAATGTATCTGGCTCAGAACTATGACGTAAGTGGCCATATCCATATCCACCCCGATTCCATGTCACAAATTTGTAGTGATTTGTCTTTGTTAAAGTCAGGTACGCCTTCCAGCATAAATGAAATCCATAGACCTGAGGAAAATGTCCTGAATTTTGTAGAAAGATTTTCCATTGTTTGAAAAATACATCTCACAGAAGCATCTGTCCTCCATTATCACCACAAGAGGGCAAAATCCCATCAATTTAAGATGGTCTTGTGATCCTGAACTATGTTTGTTAGCCCAGAGTAATTAATTACTAAGTTGGAGTCTTCTTACAGTTCTATGGAAAATTATGTGATAAGTGGGAATTTAAAGACTACTTGGTAGTGTACTACCCGCTACGTGGTagtaatgactgagaattttagTGATGGATCTTTATAATGCAGCTCAGTTAAGGTCAGAGTTTTGTGAAGTGAGGAGTTatattagcctcattttatagatgggaagtTGAAAACCAGGTGACAAAACTGTAAAGAGacggaaaggaaggaaggggtgggaagagggaaggaagggaaacatgatATTAACTTTTGATTTGTTTGTGGTGAAGCTTTTAATGTGACAAAAGAAATTCTTTATCAACCTTCACTTGACTTATATGGTTTTCTAGGGAGGagctttattaatttatatcacCTTTATTGTTTATATGTACAGCTTCTACTTGGCACTGGATTGAGGTGCTAAGTGAGTATATAAAAGGAGAAGTCAGAATCTGGCTTTCAGGGAGGGAGCATACGTTACTTTCCAACTTCTGAGATCCTTCTTATGCAGTTAGGAGGCTAAGAAATTCTATTTAGCAGGTcactttcagagaaaaataaagacttgtACAACAACCCTTTATTGTTGGAGGAAGAGAAGTAAAAGATTATTGATTAGGTTGATGCAAAATTACaataatcttttttctctttaaagatacCAAACCTGGctaaaaaactagaagaaattaaaaaggacttGGATGCTAAGAAGAAACCCCCTAGTTCATGAGGCGGACTCCAGCACTGCCTTCTGGATGTATGGATTCTGCTGTTCTTGAGGGCCTCCTTACCATCTGAAccaaaagcttttgttttaaattccagcCTCAGCAATTTTCCTGTTAGATTCTGCATTGCGTGAGAGCACAGATGGGGCCACAAGTTAAGAACCACCCTTTTCCAACTTCCTCACCTcgtcccttcctccttccagccACTTGAGACGGCCTAAGACTGGAATTATGGTGCTAGATTAGTAAATGTGACCTTTAATTTGTAGTCTCTCCTTTATTCTTGGAATTTCTActcttttctaaagaaaaattgaTGAGTTTTGTATAGCCGATCAGACATAAATAATGCTGATTACACAGCTTAGCGATTATAATGGGTGTTTAAACATTTGGTACTAAATTATGTTGttttaaagtcattaaaattaaagcCCAGAAGCCAGTTACTCCGGAATTATCCACTTATTATATACTGTTGTCAGACAGCTCCATAAGTGCTAATTTAATCAGTAAATCAATTTACTACTCATTAACTGAGAAACTATATTCTGAGAATCCTGTCAGGAACTAGGGAgttagtttaaaaatgtaaaataatggcCCTTATCCTCCGTAGAATTCATAGTCTAGTATGCATGTTTTTCCTTAATCGTGTCTTTGATTTGGCTCCTTTCCCTCAAAAGAATCCTACTTATCTTAGGGGATTACAGGTGCATTTGACGTTACATGATGGATAAATGACAAGTTGTAAAGGAAATTTTTTGCCTCTtgacattaaaaatgtatttacattatACCTTTATAGCGATTCTCATGAGAaactttgaggattttttttttttcctgcaatcaGAAATCACCATTGTATGTTGAcccataggtagggacatctctaaGTCCCTCATTTAGCAGGAAGAAGCTATGATGAGACCTCCACCCAATTGCCAAAGATTTGTCATTGTTGATCTGTCGAGGTGGAACAGAGAGGCCACTTTTAGGCCACAGGCTTGAGCAATAGAAACCTGAGCAAGGcaaaagggcccacagtgaccatCGAGCTGATGCATACAGGCTCATTAAGCCATAGGCCCTAAccgaccaatgggctacttaaaACCAGTCACGGTCCCTGAGATTGCCAAAAAGGGAGAATTCCGTAGCCCCTTACTTCTCCCTATAACTGTGGCCCCTCATCACCACCTCTTggcagtctctcctttgctgtcctgcccgTTGCCCCCTTGCAGTGTATTCAGTAAACTTCTGTTACtttaagaaagaaggagagaaagagaaagatcacattgtaatttgtcaaatatataattagtccatttttaaaaagttaaatgtttatatatatgacTTGTACCTTGGGTGAGGATACAAAAGTGATTCAGAGCAAAGGGCCTCTCATACTCCTGTCCTTCAGCTCCTAGTTCCTCTTCCTGGAGGCAGGCACTATCAACAGTCTCCTGTATACTCTGAGAAGGATTCTCTGCCTAAacaaatacatgtgtgtgtgtgtggggggtttACACAAATCATAAACTGTATTGAGTTCACCCttcgcccccctcccccctcttttaTTCCCCCTTAATGGAGATCATTCCATATCAGTATGTAAGGAACAAGAaacctctttccctttttt encodes:
- the STMP1 gene encoding short transmembrane mitochondrial protein 1 translates to MAQNLVSSVTLPVLFFQLGFTFGNVVGMYLAQNYDIPNLAKKLEEIKKDLDAKKKPPSS